ACCATGTAAAGAAACAGTATCAATACTTGATTCACTAATAAAAAGCTTTTCCATCATATAATCTTTACTAGAAGTATTGTTTATAATTTTTACTTTTTCTTTTGGCAGAGTATTTGCTATGATTATCCCAGCGCTAAAAAACAAAGGACTTCCTGTAACTACATAAAGAATACTCTCTTTTTCATAGTTACTTAGTATATACTCTTTTATCTCTTTGAATTTTAGTTTTAGAATATTGTTTTGTTCTTCTTTAAAGTTTACATCACATAGTATTTTGTCATATTTTGTTGTGTCAATATTGAGATTAGAAAAATCGTATTCTCCCATTCCATTACCAATAATTGTTACCATCCTAAGACATCCTTTTGTTCTAATATTATGGCTTTTACATTTGAATCTTTATGCCAAAGCTTTATTTGTTCATTTGCTTTTTTTGTTATCATTTTATAAAACTCTACTAAGAGCCCATACTTTTCTAGCTCTTGGGAGATTCCTCTTACTGTCAAAGTTGATTGAATGTCCACTTTAAATCCTAGTTCTTCTTCTATATCTTTTTGAAGTAGTTCAAAATCTATCACCCCAAAACGATTATGTGTATTTTTAAAACCTTGATAAACCTTTGCCATCTTTCCAATTCCACATAAAAAGATGACCTCTTTTGCACCTTCTTTTACTGCTATTTCAATAGAATCAAATACAAAATTTCCTATTTCTATAATAGCTTCTTCATTTGAGTATTTTTTTGCTACTTCTAAGGCTGAATTACCCAAAGTGAAATACAAAGTTTCATAACCGTTTTTTACTGCAAACTCTATTTCAGTTTTTACTGAATCAATATAAGCAGAACTAGAAACTGGTTTTACAATCCCTTTTGTTCCTAAAATTGAAATACCACCTAAGACTCCAACTTTTGAGTTAGCAGTTCTTTTTGATATCTCTTCACCATCTGTCACAGAAATTGTGCACTTTAAATCTAAATTCTGATATTTGGAACTTAACTCTTCAAAGGCTTTAAAAATGGCATCTCTTGGGACTGGATTAATTGCTGGGAAAGAAGGCTCTATCTTTAGACCTTTTTTTGTAACAACACCAACACCTTCTCCCGCATAAATAGATAATTTGTTTGAATTCACTAGAAAAACTGAAGGGTTGTGGGTGATATTGTTCAAGTTTAATTCATGCAAATTATCACTAATGCATACCACTATTTCACACCCCTTTGTCACATCAAGGTCATCATTATCCATCTTATTTATTTTACAAATAGCTAGTTTTTTTCTTTCAAAAAAATCAGTTAAGGCTGAACAAAAAAGTAAAAATGCATGAGCACCAGTTGTTAAACCTTTTCTTAATTCTTTTTCACCCATTACTCATCTATTTCACTCATAGGAACTTGAGCATATAAATCTTCCCTAAGCTCTTTATTTGTACTTAAAGCTAAAAATAACTCTTTCCATTTTGATTCATCATATTTATGAATATTTTTTAGCCAAATATTATTATTGACCAAATTTCCATTTACTTTGGTATTTTCAAAAGTAACTGCAACCTGTCTAAATCTACAAGCTCCAAAACAGTTAGTTCTAGATATTTTTATACGATTTTTACCTTTATGAAGCTCTAACTCTTTTATAATATCTCTTAGTTTTCCTGCTAGGTCATTACCTTTTTGTGTTTTTGAACATCTCTCTCCATCACAAATAAAAAGCTGTGTTTTAAAATGCATTATTGGTTTATTTGGATCTAGTTTTTTGGGCTTACAAATAAAGCCGACAGCTACTTCACTTCCCATATTATTATAAATTTTATTTTCCATTATATTTATCTTTTCCATCAAAATCTTTGATTAGTTTATATGTAGCATGTAAGGTTGCAACTGTCATAGTTGAACTTCCAAATCTACCTTCCATAATAACAGCTGGCACATCAAAATGTTCACAAAATCTTTTCCCATATTTTTTTGATTCTACAACATTCACAAAACCAACAGGGAAAAGTAGAAATGCCACATTTTTAAGATCAACATCTTCATCAAGAAGTGTATTTATAGCTGCATATATAAAAGTAGGAGCATTCCCACAAGCAAGAATAATAGGCTCATTTTTATGTCTTTTTATTGCTTCTACTACTGCTGCATAACTTCTTGTGGTCTTATTTTTTTCTGCCCTTTCATAAGTAAAGGGCTCTTTTATATAACAAATCACTTCGTTGGAGTATTGTTTTAAATAAAAATCACTAAGTCCTACTTTTATCATATTTACATCAACTATTATTTTTGCTTGTTTTTTAAGTAGTTCTTGTATTCTAGGAATTGCATCTTTTGTAAAAAAGATATTTTCTAAAACTTCTTCAAAACAAGTAGTTGTGTGAATAAGTCTACTTATAACTTCCATTTGATTTTCATCAAACTCTTTTGCTTTTTCATAATCTTGGAGTTCTTTTTTTATCATCTCAAATGATTTTATTGAAATATCTGCTCCAATATTTACAGGAGGCTCTTCTTTTAAAAACTCCATTATTTTTTACCTTTTTTTGTTTTTAAAAAATCTATAAAAAGTGTCATATATTTTTCTACTTTTTGTATTTTCCCTTTTTGGATATGTTCCCCTACAAAATTTAGATTTTGAAATGTATACATTGTCCCATCTTCTTGCATATGTTTGGTATCAAGCCCAACTTTTGGTCGCATATATACTTTTGTACTAGGAACTTCTTTACCAAGTAAAGGAATAATCTCAAATCTATTATCACCTAAACATAAGGGCTTTTTTACCCTTGAAGAGGCATAAGAAAAAGATGTGATTCCTGCAATTACTTCACTTCTTTTATATAATTTTTTATTTTGTTTTTTAATCATATCAAGTAAATAATATACTGTACTATATACAGCTGCATCTCCAAGTGTCACAAAAGATACACTTTCATACTTTTTTATTCCATCTTCTAAAATATCTACTTGATATTGCCAATCTTTTTTCTTAAAATGCATAGGTGCGTATACTGGAATAATAGGTTTTGAAAAACCATATTCATCCATCAAGTCTTTTATGATTTTATATGTAATTGACCTTGTAAAGCTATGATCCTTACTTTTAGTAGGGATACAAATAGCACCGCATGTTTGGAGTGCCTTTAAGGCTTTTATGGTCACAAGTTCCCAATTTGCAGGACCAAGTGAAACCATATATAATTTTGTTTTAGTGTCCAAGTTTTATTATCTCTTCTTTTATGTTATTCACAATAATCTCTTTTATTGTAGGCATTTGTAAAAGATTAAACTTTTCATCTTCACTTAGACTTTTTGCAATTTTTGTTTTAAAATGTTCACCTAACTCTTTACTTATTTCAGCCATATCATTTATATAGTGATTTCCACTTACTAAAAGCATAGGTACTATTTGAACTTTTTTAAAACCATCTTTTTTTATTCTTTTTATAAGTTCATCTTTAATAGCAAAAAAAGGAAAGGCCCCCTCTAGTGAGCAAGTATAATTTCCTTTTCTTTTTTGTTCTAAATACTTAGCACTATAAGTAACTGATTCTAATCCTCCAAGTTCTAACTTTGGAGTTCCATGTATCACATATAGATTTGCTGTGTTTTTTTTCGAAACTCTTTCATCAAGTTCTTTTAAAAAAAGTGTTGTATCTTTTGTTCTTGTAAAAATTGCATTTGACAATCTAATATTTGAAAATGAAAAATGTCTAAATCCTTCAACAGTCTTCTTCAAAAGCTCATGTTCACAAGCTGGAAAAAGATTTATAGAAGCCACTATAATATTCTTATATCCATGCATATCAACATCTGCTATTGTTTGAGCTAAATTTTTGTACTCAAATCCATGTTTAATCAAACCTTTTAAAACCATTCTAGAACTAATAGCTATAAAGACATCAATTCCTTCAAATTGCTCTTCAATACTCTTTTTTAGGTCTAAATATTTTTGCTGTTCAATTATAGAACCAAAACACGATAAAATTATTGCTTTATCTTTTTTATAGTGTCTATATCTTTTCATTTTTCAGTGCAACTGCTTTATAAAGTCTTTTTTCTACAAAAGGACTATTTTCTAATTTTCCAAGTGTTTTTGCACCTGCAAGCACAGCTAAATCAATAAGTGGTTCTAAAATTACAACACTCATATATGAGATTCCAAAAGTAGCAACTGCACTTAGATTTTCTATTCCAAAACCTTGTCCATAAAGTGCCCAAAAAGCAACCCAAGTTACAATTCCACCTTGGTAAGCAAGTGATAATTTTAAAGTATCTTTATAAGCAATATCTTTGTATGCAATATTTTGAGGAATAACTCTTTTTGCTAAATAACCCATTGCAAATAAAGGCATAAGAATAGTTGTTACATTCATACCATATTGCGGTAAATCAAAGGGTGCGAAAAATACTCCTTGAATCAAAAGACCTAAAGCCAAACCAAAAGCAGCTGAACTAGCACCAAATATTAAAAATAGAGTTGAACCTAAGATTAGATGAACTTCTGAAACTCCTACTGGATGATGGGGAAGTACTTCAAAAAATATAAAAACTAAAATTGTAGAAATTATAGTTTTAACAATAAATGGAATTACCCCACTATTTTTTATACTATTTAATGCCATTTTTATAGCAATTCCAAATGAAACAGCAGCTGTTCCATAACTCAATAAGATTTTTGCACCTTGCACTACACCTGGTTCTATATGCATGATTCGTCCTTGTATTATAAATATTTTAAATGTGTTTATAGATTTAACTATATGAAATGATTGTTTTAATTAGTAATTTAAAGTAAGTAAGGGAGGAGAAGTTTTATACTCTTGAAATTTTATAGCTTTAAGATGGTATTGTCTATTATTATCTATAGTACACAACTTAAACAAAGTCGAATACATTGCAATAATTGCTAACGAAAAGTATCGTTTTTTATAACCTCTTAAATGTTTCATAAAGAATTTTATCTAAATAATTATTAAACTATTATACTTAAGTATAATTTTAATACTAAATTAAGAACTTGTTTTTTTCATAATTATTACACTAGATGTATCTTTATCGTCATATTTAAGATATACTAAATCAATAAATCAAAAAGGAACTAAAATGGCAAAAGGAAAAGATGTACAGAAATCTGTTAAAACAGAACCTGCAAAATCATTAAAAGAAAAAAGAGCTGACAAAAAGGCTAAAAAAGCTTCAAAGAAATAATTGATTAAATTTAATTAATCAATTAATTCTCCTTTTTCATTATAAAAAGGATATGGACCTTCAAACTTACCAATATAACTAGTATGAGTAGTAAGACCTTGTTCTTCAGTCCAATAATGTAATTGTACAGATGGAGGTTCCATTACAAATTCTGCCTTTGCATCTTTTCGTAAATCAAGAGCAACTTGATGAGAAGGTGAAGCAGCAGTTAATACAATAATTTTATTCCAAAGTGTAGTTGAGACTCTATGAACATGTCCACATGCTAAAGCTAAAACTTGTTCATACTTCCCTAACAAATCTGCTAAGCGTTCTCTTCCTATTTGAAGATTTTGTACATCCATATGCTCTATTCCAATTTTTACAGGAGGATGATGTATAAAAAGAAGTACTTTTTTATCAGGAAATTTATTTAATTGTTTTTCAAGCCATAATAAACGCTCTTCACTAAGTCCACCATAAGATTTTCCTTTAATTGAAGAATCCAATCCAATTATACGTATAGGAAAATCTTCTATTACCAAACTTAAATGATTATTTTCCTCAAACCAATCATACTCTTCAAATTCTCTTTTTAAATTTTCAGCATTATCATGATTTCCAGGAATAACATAAAAAGGGACATCAAGTAACTTAACTGTTTCTTTAAATAATTTATACTCTTCATTAGTTCCATTATCTGTAATATCTCCTGTAAATATAACTAAATCAGGTTTGGGTTTTAGATTATTTATATGAAGAATACAGTTATAAAGTGCTTTATGTATATCTACTTTGTTGTATGCCAACTTTCCTTTAGATTTTATATGA
This portion of the Arcobacter nitrofigilis DSM 7299 genome encodes:
- the cbiD gene encoding cobalt-precorrin-5B (C(1))-methyltransferase CbiD translates to MGEKELRKGLTTGAHAFLLFCSALTDFFERKKLAICKINKMDNDDLDVTKGCEIVVCISDNLHELNLNNITHNPSVFLVNSNKLSIYAGEGVGVVTKKGLKIEPSFPAINPVPRDAIFKAFEELSSKYQNLDLKCTISVTDGEEISKRTANSKVGVLGGISILGTKGIVKPVSSSAYIDSVKTEIEFAVKNGYETLYFTLGNSALEVAKKYSNEEAIIEIGNFVFDSIEIAVKEGAKEVIFLCGIGKMAKVYQGFKNTHNRFGVIDFELLQKDIEEELGFKVDIQSTLTVRGISQELEKYGLLVEFYKMITKKANEQIKLWHKDSNVKAIILEQKDVLGW
- a CDS encoding energy-coupling factor ABC transporter permease; this encodes MHIEPGVVQGAKILLSYGTAAVSFGIAIKMALNSIKNSGVIPFIVKTIISTILVFIFFEVLPHHPVGVSEVHLILGSTLFLIFGASSAAFGLALGLLIQGVFFAPFDLPQYGMNVTTILMPLFAMGYLAKRVIPQNIAYKDIAYKDTLKLSLAYQGGIVTWVAFWALYGQGFGIENLSAVATFGISYMSVVILEPLIDLAVLAGAKTLGKLENSPFVEKRLYKAVALKNEKI
- a CDS encoding phosphodiesterase; this encodes MIVVQVSDTHIKSKGKLAYNKVDIHKALYNCILHINNLKPKPDLVIFTGDITDNGTNEEYKLFKETVKLLDVPFYVIPGNHDNAENLKREFEEYDWFEENNHLSLVIEDFPIRIIGLDSSIKGKSYGGLSEERLLWLEKQLNKFPDKKVLLFIHHPPVKIGIEHMDVQNLQIGRERLADLLGKYEQVLALACGHVHRVSTTLWNKIIVLTAASPSHQVALDLRKDAKAEFVMEPPSVQLHYWTEEQGLTTHTSYIGKFEGPYPFYNEKGELID
- a CDS encoding SAM-dependent methyltransferase → MDTKTKLYMVSLGPANWELVTIKALKALQTCGAICIPTKSKDHSFTRSITYKIIKDLMDEYGFSKPIIPVYAPMHFKKKDWQYQVDILEDGIKKYESVSFVTLGDAAVYSTVYYLLDMIKKQNKKLYKRSEVIAGITSFSYASSRVKKPLCLGDNRFEIIPLLGKEVPSTKVYMRPKVGLDTKHMQEDGTMYTFQNLNFVGEHIQKGKIQKVEKYMTLFIDFLKTKKGKK
- a CDS encoding precorrin-8X methylmutase, coding for MEFLKEEPPVNIGADISIKSFEMIKKELQDYEKAKEFDENQMEVISRLIHTTTCFEEVLENIFFTKDAIPRIQELLKKQAKIIVDVNMIKVGLSDFYLKQYSNEVICYIKEPFTYERAEKNKTTRSYAAVVEAIKRHKNEPIILACGNAPTFIYAAINTLLDEDVDLKNVAFLLFPVGFVNVVESKKYGKRFCEHFDVPAVIMEGRFGSSTMTVATLHATYKLIKDFDGKDKYNGK
- a CDS encoding (2Fe-2S) ferredoxin domain-containing protein; translation: MENKIYNNMGSEVAVGFICKPKKLDPNKPIMHFKTQLFICDGERCSKTQKGNDLAGKLRDIIKELELHKGKNRIKISRTNCFGACRFRQVAVTFENTKVNGNLVNNNIWLKNIHKYDESKWKELFLALSTNKELREDLYAQVPMSEIDE
- a CDS encoding sirohydrochlorin cobaltochelatase, encoding MKRYRHYKKDKAIILSCFGSIIEQQKYLDLKKSIEEQFEGIDVFIAISSRMVLKGLIKHGFEYKNLAQTIADVDMHGYKNIIVASINLFPACEHELLKKTVEGFRHFSFSNIRLSNAIFTRTKDTTLFLKELDERVSKKNTANLYVIHGTPKLELGGLESVTYSAKYLEQKRKGNYTCSLEGAFPFFAIKDELIKRIKKDGFKKVQIVPMLLVSGNHYINDMAEISKELGEHFKTKIAKSLSEDEKFNLLQMPTIKEIIVNNIKEEIIKLGH